In a genomic window of Helianthus annuus cultivar XRQ/B chromosome 10, HanXRQr2.0-SUNRISE, whole genome shotgun sequence:
- the LOC110885626 gene encoding uncharacterized protein LOC110885626 isoform X1 has product MSQTGKLMHNLDQKCTKILNLTVLERMDPYIEEILITAAHVTFYEFNVDLNQWQIMDQKTWLWKKRYAKMSINANSESENEAELVTTFSAENVHYITSKRFGSMQTTTTAGSDEPLKLALAMALLRSKLVNKTSETSHPPSDTSSSEALIWKRKIEKLNLVIKELVKEKDEEKERFNRIIAGLLAEKEKDKVNKYAMLDRMSQIEVMLTATVRR; this is encoded by the exons ATGTCTCAAACTGGAAAATTAATGCACAATCTGGACCAAAAGTGCACGAAGATCCTCAATCTCACTGTCCTCGAGAGGATGGATCCATACATCGAGGAGATCTTAATCACCGCTGCTCACGTCACATTCTACGAGTTCAACGTCGACCTCAATCAATGG CAAATTATGGACCAAAAAACATGGCTTTGGAAGAAAAGATATGCCAAGATGTCGATCAACGCAAACAGTGAATCTGAAAATGAGGCAGAG CTTGTCACTACATTTAGTGCGGAAAATGTGCACTACATTACAAGCAAACG ATTCGGTAGTATgcaaaccaccaccaccgccggttCAGATGAACCGTTGAAGCTCGCTCTAGCAATGGCTCTTCTTCGTTCTAAGCTCGTGAACAAAACTTCTGAAACTTCTCATCCTCCATCTGATACCTCCAGTTCTGAAGCTCTCATATGGAAACGCAAG ATTGAAAAGTTGAACTTAGTTATCAAGGAGCTCGTTAaggagaaagatgaagaaaaagaaaggtttaATAGAATTATTGCTGGGttgttggctgaaaaagaaaaagataaggTGAATAAATATGCTATGCTTGATAGGATGTCACAAATTGAAGTTATGTTAACAGCTACAGTTCGAAGATAG
- the LOC110885626 gene encoding uncharacterized protein LOC110885626 isoform X6, with protein sequence MSQTGKLMHNLDQKCTKILNLTVLERMDPYIEEILITAAHVTFYEFNVDLNQWQIMDQKTWLWKKRYAKMSINANSESENEAELVTTFSAENVHYITSKRFGSMQTTTTAGSDEPLKLALAMALLRSKLVNKTSETSHPPSDTSSSEALIWKRK encoded by the exons ATGTCTCAAACTGGAAAATTAATGCACAATCTGGACCAAAAGTGCACGAAGATCCTCAATCTCACTGTCCTCGAGAGGATGGATCCATACATCGAGGAGATCTTAATCACCGCTGCTCACGTCACATTCTACGAGTTCAACGTCGACCTCAATCAATGG CAAATTATGGACCAAAAAACATGGCTTTGGAAGAAAAGATATGCCAAGATGTCGATCAACGCAAACAGTGAATCTGAAAATGAGGCAGAG CTTGTCACTACATTTAGTGCGGAAAATGTGCACTACATTACAAGCAAACG ATTCGGTAGTATgcaaaccaccaccaccgccggttCAGATGAACCGTTGAAGCTCGCTCTAGCAATGGCTCTTCTTCGTTCTAAGCTCGTGAACAAAACTTCTGAAACTTCTCATCCTCCATCTGATACCTCCAGTTCTGAAGCTCTCATATGGAAACGCAAG TGA
- the LOC110885626 gene encoding uncharacterized protein LOC110885626 isoform X5: protein MEQQIMDQKTWLWKKRYAKMSINANSESENEAELVTTFSAENVHYITSKRFGSMQTTTTAGSDEPLKLALAMALLRSKLVNKTSETSHPPSDTSSSEALIWKRKIEKLNLVIKELVKEKDEEKERFNRIIAGLLAEKEKDKVNKYAMLDRMSQIEVMLTATVRR from the exons ATGG AGCAGCAAATTATGGACCAAAAAACATGGCTTTGGAAGAAAAGATATGCCAAGATGTCGATCAACGCAAACAGTGAATCTGAAAATGAGGCAGAG CTTGTCACTACATTTAGTGCGGAAAATGTGCACTACATTACAAGCAAACG ATTCGGTAGTATgcaaaccaccaccaccgccggttCAGATGAACCGTTGAAGCTCGCTCTAGCAATGGCTCTTCTTCGTTCTAAGCTCGTGAACAAAACTTCTGAAACTTCTCATCCTCCATCTGATACCTCCAGTTCTGAAGCTCTCATATGGAAACGCAAG ATTGAAAAGTTGAACTTAGTTATCAAGGAGCTCGTTAaggagaaagatgaagaaaaagaaaggtttaATAGAATTATTGCTGGGttgttggctgaaaaagaaaaagataaggTGAATAAATATGCTATGCTTGATAGGATGTCACAAATTGAAGTTATGTTAACAGCTACAGTTCGAAGATAG
- the LOC110885626 gene encoding uncharacterized protein LOC110885626 isoform X4 has protein sequence MVPVQIMDQKTWLWKKRYAKMSINANSESENEAELVTTFSAENVHYITSKRFGSMQTTTTAGSDEPLKLALAMALLRSKLVNKTSETSHPPSDTSSSEALIWKRKIEKLNLVIKELVKEKDEEKERFNRIIAGLLAEKEKDKVNKYAMLDRMSQIEVMLTATVRR, from the exons ATGGTGCCAGTG CAAATTATGGACCAAAAAACATGGCTTTGGAAGAAAAGATATGCCAAGATGTCGATCAACGCAAACAGTGAATCTGAAAATGAGGCAGAG CTTGTCACTACATTTAGTGCGGAAAATGTGCACTACATTACAAGCAAACG ATTCGGTAGTATgcaaaccaccaccaccgccggttCAGATGAACCGTTGAAGCTCGCTCTAGCAATGGCTCTTCTTCGTTCTAAGCTCGTGAACAAAACTTCTGAAACTTCTCATCCTCCATCTGATACCTCCAGTTCTGAAGCTCTCATATGGAAACGCAAG ATTGAAAAGTTGAACTTAGTTATCAAGGAGCTCGTTAaggagaaagatgaagaaaaagaaaggtttaATAGAATTATTGCTGGGttgttggctgaaaaagaaaaagataaggTGAATAAATATGCTATGCTTGATAGGATGTCACAAATTGAAGTTATGTTAACAGCTACAGTTCGAAGATAG
- the LOC110885626 gene encoding uncharacterized protein LOC110885626 isoform X3: MSQTGKLMHNLDQKCTKILNLTVLERMDPYIEEILITAAHVTFYEFNVDLNQWQIMDQKTWLWKKRYAKMSINANSESENEAELVTTFSAENVHYITSKRFGSMQTTTTAGSDEPLKLALAMALLRSKLVNKTSETSHPPSDTSSSEALIWKRKEKCMAWAMVVTRVYIAKERSLDPKTSCVFFD, from the exons ATGTCTCAAACTGGAAAATTAATGCACAATCTGGACCAAAAGTGCACGAAGATCCTCAATCTCACTGTCCTCGAGAGGATGGATCCATACATCGAGGAGATCTTAATCACCGCTGCTCACGTCACATTCTACGAGTTCAACGTCGACCTCAATCAATGG CAAATTATGGACCAAAAAACATGGCTTTGGAAGAAAAGATATGCCAAGATGTCGATCAACGCAAACAGTGAATCTGAAAATGAGGCAGAG CTTGTCACTACATTTAGTGCGGAAAATGTGCACTACATTACAAGCAAACG ATTCGGTAGTATgcaaaccaccaccaccgccggttCAGATGAACCGTTGAAGCTCGCTCTAGCAATGGCTCTTCTTCGTTCTAAGCTCGTGAACAAAACTTCTGAAACTTCTCATCCTCCATCTGATACCTCCAGTTCTGAAGCTCTCATATGGAAACGCAAG GAAAAGTGTATGGCTTGGGCAATGGTAGTGACCCGTGTTTACATAGCAAAGGAAAGAAGCCTTGATCCCAAGACTAGCTGTGTCTTTTTCGACTAG
- the LOC110885626 gene encoding uncharacterized protein LOC110885626 isoform X2, whose amino-acid sequence MCQNFPCVIERLHMQIRTHQDGASEQQIMDQKTWLWKKRYAKMSINANSESENEAELVTTFSAENVHYITSKRFGSMQTTTTAGSDEPLKLALAMALLRSKLVNKTSETSHPPSDTSSSEALIWKRKIEKLNLVIKELVKEKDEEKERFNRIIAGLLAEKEKDKVNKYAMLDRMSQIEVMLTATVRR is encoded by the exons ATGTGCCAGAACTTTCCTTGCGTTATTGAAAGACTGCACATGCAGATAAGAACACATCAAGATGGTGCCAGTG AGCAGCAAATTATGGACCAAAAAACATGGCTTTGGAAGAAAAGATATGCCAAGATGTCGATCAACGCAAACAGTGAATCTGAAAATGAGGCAGAG CTTGTCACTACATTTAGTGCGGAAAATGTGCACTACATTACAAGCAAACG ATTCGGTAGTATgcaaaccaccaccaccgccggttCAGATGAACCGTTGAAGCTCGCTCTAGCAATGGCTCTTCTTCGTTCTAAGCTCGTGAACAAAACTTCTGAAACTTCTCATCCTCCATCTGATACCTCCAGTTCTGAAGCTCTCATATGGAAACGCAAG ATTGAAAAGTTGAACTTAGTTATCAAGGAGCTCGTTAaggagaaagatgaagaaaaagaaaggtttaATAGAATTATTGCTGGGttgttggctgaaaaagaaaaagataaggTGAATAAATATGCTATGCTTGATAGGATGTCACAAATTGAAGTTATGTTAACAGCTACAGTTCGAAGATAG